The genomic segment ACCGACATCATCTAAATTTGTTATGGGTAGTAACTAGTGAATGAATTAGCATGAATATACCAGTATTTTATGATGATATATCAAATTAAACATGGTACCGTACCACGAGTTAGCCTCCACCCCCGTAACATGCCTCAGTGCAGCAGTTCTTTGTGATGAAATTCTTTAAAGTCTTtcaaaaaatcttcaaaaattaTTACACACATTTGTGGCCGTCTTGGATCTTGCTAGAACTGTCTGGCTGTAGAATGTCCAAGATCCGGTACCGTAGCTGTAGGCggtataggataggatttaggcctacatatttatcccgggggagaggaaagccgataatacggcttatccatatggcgaaccacgtcctctcgtccggttaccattccaagtcgggtatgggattagttatattgtttgtttttcggaagcatggacttggtggtggaggaagccgtaaccgaccagcggttacgtgaaccacccaacgacggcgaggagtccagcaatcctctcgcacataaccatccctgcatgggattcgaacctgcgaacccacgcagagtaattagaggtgcggtggcgagcgtattcctaacgcttagcccgttgagccacaccgccgcctGTACTGTATACGATGTACCGTACGGAACTGACGTTAATTGGTAAAAATGGATTTTCGTCGTAAtacagataaaataaaaaaatttcaggaaaataaactTTTTAGCTGTTctcattgattgattgataccTGACCCAGCAATAGGGTTGCCattattttgtaacttgaaggtaagaacaatataaaacaatgaaataaaatgacgtcatagcaaaaaaaaaagtaatagccttctggagaaaaattttatcttcaaccactgaaaatttcaaagcaattggtccagtattcgaagagaaaagcgatttcttcaaaacgtgtcaaagaccAAGGAACAGGGACACTAAGAacacaacaagagagctatgctcaaatatgtggacacgtagcgccacccaatggcaataattttgatgacgtcttgcgaaaaaaaagtaatagccttctggagaaaaattttaccttcaaccactgaaaatttcaaagcaattggtccagtattcgaagagaaaagcgactttttaaaaacgtgtcaaagaacaagaacaacaacaacataatattgaaacgatcgttatgtccacttcgtgtcagagctatgctcaaatacatggacacgtagcgccacccagtaggaataattttgatgacgtcatagcgaaaaaaaaagtaatagccttctggagaaaaattttatcttcaaccactgaaaatttcaaagcaattggtccagtattcgaagagaaaagcgatttcttcaaaacgtgtcaaagaccaaagaacaaggacactaagaacaacaataagaacaacaacaacgtaatattgaaacgatcgctatgtccactacgtatCCAATAATTAAAAGCCTGCAGATATTAAACGGAGGCGATTTTTGAAGAACGGAACAATATTAAACACAGTAGCCtactataactatcgggcaaaacgacgCTGGAAAGAATAAAGACAATTAGCATCTTTGCTGAATGCTAAAAGGGACAAGAACAGAAAAGCTTATTTGTCCTTcgaaataaaggacggttggcaaccctaccCAGCGACCACGCAGGGCCGCTAAACTGATCTCGGCACACCAAACACAGCCAAGAGTACGTTTATGCGGCTCTATGTGGATACACAACCAAAGTTTCGggcggtatgttagtcgttgggttCGGGCGAATAGGAGGAGCACAGAGGGAGAGAGAAGAAagagattaatttttttgtcaacaaaataaaataacagtcttcgtaataataaaaataataacaagttTTAAATTAGTCTGGTATAGACAGGCGGGAGTGATACGACCAGGCGATCATCAAAGTCAACTTCCCACTTCACGCTATTATGTTTAAGATTCACAATTTCAGATGATTCAATATCAAGGTAGAACATTctatgttttaaaattatattcacaaAATGGAAGAGAAAAAGTGGGGCGGGGAATGCTagagtaaatcatttttatttgtgcaTGTGAAGTGGGGTTTAAAGATTTAAAGTGATTCCAAAGGGTTTTAGGTAATAAAGATGTTATACAACAACCGAAGCAAGTGTTTGTATATCTTTATTGTAGTTAAAGACAGGTTGTTGGACCAAGCTGGCAAGGTCTTTTGTTCACGGGCCAAACATTTTGCCCGCCTATAatgacgggccatgtaagtgtgacgtgaaCAGTTACATATTATagacaatatttacagtaaagcaaaagtggaaaacaattagcctcgtgccaaaactaaatttaatcacaatctaaACAAATTCCTCGACTTATTTttcagctgaaacatcaaaatttggttttagtttggttgtggaagcatcaggcgggccagattgaattacccaacgggccggatttggcccgcgggccatagtttgCCCATGTAAAATATAGACTATGATGAGAAAACAGTGTGTGTCAAAGAGTCTTTTCTGGATTTCCCCAATCTCCGGATAGCTTTGcaaattttgctgacattgGCAGTATCCATAGAAAATTGCCATCGGTCGTTTagtaaactaaaattaattcTGTCATACCTTCGATCTTCAATCAGCCAGGAAAGCTTTGTGATTTGGCTATATCAAGTATAAAGAGGGGtgaaacaaagaaaataaattttgatgaaatcatTGGCATATTTGCGTCACGAAATATACTATTCTAAGATCTTGTTATTGCCCGACCGTCTACTGCTTATTGTGTAGTTATTAAATTGCTTGTTATGTTGCGTGGTTGAGAGCAATCAATTTCATGTAAACGAAAGGGGCGCATTTTTAAACcattgccatgggcgccattttactTAGATACGCCACTGCGCATATGTGATTAATTAGCAGAAATGTTTTATTCCATGACATAGGTAGGCTACACATTGAGATAACTGATAACTAACGTAATTTCACTTTGATTTGCCAAATTTAAGAAAACAATCAGTCATTCGGGCAATGTCATCAAATTTGATAAGAGTAAGGCCTAGCAATCATTATTCCAGCAAACCTTGGTACAACATAACCTTTACTTCTCAATGGCAAAGCAATTGAAAGAGCAAGAGATAAAATTCTTAGGACTGCCCCATTACCCTAGGCTGGGGGTTCACAATCTTTTATGGCTAATGGCCCCTTCCGGAGGCTTTCAGCACTCATATAAGTGAGCATATGGCCGCACGTTCATCATTACTAAaatacagtggcggcgcgtggtcattttgacaaccggggcaagctactgcgggaccaagtcacccccatctacggggacaggatgagcgctgtaagttctcccatccttttatgagtataaaaaccattccatcggtaacaaccaatcggcaaaagcgacaatttttaacgataagaaagtgtctttaaaacccgtccaagtcaagggattaataaacatagacatagtttattttgaaacctctttcagaaggaaaggcaatatttacccagataaatacaatgacatattaacagaaactccgggaaagcagacaaaacctaaaatgaggtttaaaacgttactatgaagaaaggaaagttaatgcaaagataacgacatgcgtcgctcactcatagatatatatgctgctagacttctactgcttgaacatatatgcaacacgccgcggtttcttggaagcaaaatgctcaataacgcgctgattaaagtcatgcatcccagaaataacgtctctgtgaatggataaaacagccaaggaatttaatctatcttgcttcattgtgtttctgagatacgttttaatacgcttcagcgtgctgaatattcgctctgcgtcggcggaagaaataggcgtcgtcaaaatgatgtccagaaattttgcagacgccgcaaaggtagttactagagtgttatctatgaggaacccatagagcgcgcaagttgatgtgatgttcaaaaaagtttgattggtgtatattcatcgcaattcattttccaatttacccacgtttatcatggggtaaaatttggagacagtagtcaacaaatggatgggaaattgacgtgcaaattttgaaaacattttggggttcatcaaagagaacgcggcaaggtgttcagtgcgcagacgatcgcctatttgattcaccaaaatgtcacagcattcctttgcagaaaaaatcaaacgctgcgttgtttacccgcggcgtaaagaagcactccatgtgtcgtcgtattttattgtttcccggatacgagatacagcatcgcagaagtctgaaatacacgactgcatagacgctccatccattagctttgactgcaatgcgccgtataatacatccacgtgatagaatattgtggagaaaaaatgaaaactcaccatcttctagcagacgctttagacctgccgcctccctcacagagcgttcgtcccaaaccggagagctctgaatgccattgaaacactcaatgagctcagacctaatttcggacacgccctgcaccacgcgtgattggaagttccaacgtgttggtgcacaagctgggagacggcggctacatatctggcgaaggaggtcagagcgcttcggcgaaacggaaaaaaacgaagaaaaccccgaaacgtttgcaaaaaatatacggacgagaggggtatcaagacacaaatttttaataacgaggttaaattggtgtgcataacaatgtaaaaaatgcgcatgaggaaaatcttcttttatataaacttgaacaccatgtttcgacccactcatgactgccgcgccgtcataagtttgagctatcaattttgacttcgcgttataaggctgtaacacttctttcagtacagccgatatcccgcaagccgtgcgatcaacgattggtacaaagctgtgaaatctttcggtaggtttaccatctttcacaaaccaaaaaatcacagccagttgggaaacgcacgtgatgtcagttgtctcgtcagactgaatcgaaaggaactggcaattctcaatttccagagccaaatgttgtaaataaattttatacattgagtcgagcaaatcattttggatatccttagatgtccctttcgaaacagttgcggcatcaagatgatctctcaatactgtatctagggatgcggtgtattccaccatatccaaaaatacccccctattagaagagccagcccgttcattgTGCCCACGGaaggacagctcgtgacaaccaatgaacttcaaaacatctatcaatcgaccgagaacatggcggtttttctcgacgttttggttgtgccgacgaatagaaaccgcgcgtccttcatccaactgtgctgcaatattaacatttccgaatgttcggtattttactgcattgtccagatgctctacagaagattgatgatccctggcacgctcggaaagatgtttaagatctctaaaaccaaatttacaccaacgtgagtcacgggcggtagcaaaaagtaggcaataaaaacaaaaaagtgcatttttgtcctcgctgtaacacaaccatttgtgttttttataccaagtttctgcgcagaatgtacgccgacgctttcctccgtcatgggattgttccagtgaacaattttttggttgataaggcccaagacgttgtacctctaatttttgttccagcggcagctgcgaaaacggagtgcgaagtagtgcatcaaccttattcattatgaggtctaaggctaagaaatgcgaagccggaaagaagtgaggagctcaaaaggaatgtggaaaatcgaaagcaaatggactaaaggtctcttactgattcaaatagcgaaacaagcgacaaaaacgaaggcgaggaaactatcaactcttcaagcaaccaacgaacgaggaggaatgcgtgaatatgtcaacacgttgttgtaagaaacgtcggcattgtgtcgtcataatttcggggctagccccgatcggccccgatgatttagtaaaagaaacagaagacaaacgagacaaactcggcgagtggaagataaaagagagaatacgataaacaatgagcaaccggggcaaaatcggcgtcgccccgtcgacgttcggcggaggctttgcgagcgaaaaatgaaccatgtccggagaatatggctagtgtagacagtctgtgcaaccgatattgaggtatttttcggatattttttatgataccgaaaaaacaaccggggcattgccccggttggccctattgacccGCCGCCACTGCTAAAATACGAGCAATGTAGGCTACGCCTTGTAAACATTCtaggtcagtggttctcaaactttttaaagcCGCGTcgcctttttagaatttgtcaagtctcccgccctatcttaaaaataactagctaacaataagctactaATAACAGATAGTACTgcaaaagtattttttatattcaaaagcACTTTAAAAATACgtaaataatatgaaataaattatttaaataatgttttaaaaCCATGCAAAATTTGTCGTTATTTTTATTAGTGCAGTTATTTTTGGCTAACaaaataagaaatgtaaatatccaaagcGGCCAGaccaaatctaacaaatatttttatttttaattagctccaCAGTCCCTTAGAGGTATTAATAGTGttgttttgattggtagattgcAAATCCCGTACAATTCATGCTTAAGAAAGTGGAATCACCTTGTGGAATAACCTTTTCAAGTGATGAGATTTAATGAGAATAGGGAATTTTCTTATCGAAAgaaaagtatgcaaacgaaaTTGCATTTTTCGCAACTAGTATCGTGGACGTCCCCTAACTGCTCTGTGGCACCCTTTGAAGTAGGGTACAGGACAGACCAGTACGGCAATATTCACGACCGACGTGAAACCGAACGGAACCGCCACAATGTGCCCAATTTTTGATAACGTTTTGACACACAAAAACCGAAAACCACAGAACCGCTAAATTTTTTTGAAGTGGACCTAAGTAAAGCCTGCCAGCGCAAATATATAGTAGTTTATAGGAGGAGAGATTTTTTATAAcgacaagaagaaaaataccgacaacaacaacataataacaaaacgatcaatatgtacatttcgtgtccaataatggtTCAAACTGAAATGCGGACGCCGCTGCGTGTTTCGGTGTTCTCGGCTTCAGCCTAACTACGCTTGTTGTCAATTGCGGTGGATATATTCTCATTAAGTGCACGTAATCCATTCGCTGCGGTCGTCTAGcgtttaaaacaaaaaacaggACCAGTTTTATTGATTATTCCGACATTCCAAGAACGGGTAGGCGCGAACCCCCTGAATCCCACCACTTCCTCTTATAATGGACGTTTCTTCGACTCTTGAGCAATTCTTCTTATACTTCATCATtgcaaaatgcaaaattttcaacgtGGTTTTGAGAGTGTTTTAGAGTTGGCGCTTATATAAACTGgctcacatgttcaaaactatcatttttattcaaaacaataaactaCGTACCGCTTATaggtactgatagctaattttaggctAGCTTATCGCATCGTTTGCGGTATCAATTTTGGATTATTGTAACTAAATGAAAAGTTCTTCACAAGTAATAATgaatattgagttatttgatttaaaactatttttgaaaacacaactgaaaactgaggAATAACTCGCAAAACTGTTAAAAGAGGCAATGTTTATAGCCAcacttgaatatctgtctgatcAAAAGATGTGCCTGGGCcggaataaatttcaattgttaagTTAATGCTAAATTATTTactgttacggaaataaacaaggaaatcgatgctcggggaaacgtCCTTTATGTGAAGATCGATCACGCATCTTGTGTCACCCACACTTGGTGGCGCTGTTGCCCCAGTTCCAAAATGATTGATTTGTTTTGGGTCGCGTTCGCGTCATATGATTACGGCATATATGATATGATGCTGCAGTTAATGCGTAGATGTGTACGGTATTTTCCCACCAGTCGCTTCCTTGTTTAGCTATTTAAAAGCTGATTGCAAGCAAGTAAGAGTGACGCTATAATTAATTTACTTTTCACACAGATTCCAAATATTAAAGTGCGCTTGTGAACACGCCAAcactgtctgtgtatctgtttTAGTTCTGTAGTTATACAGTTATAGGATTTACTAATTTATCCGGGAAGAGgaaagacgacttaatcatatggcgaaccacggccagTTACagagttatttgtttcagatgcatgaacttgatagAAGAAGCCGTAACTGGCCAGCGATTACTTGAACCACCCAACCGATGAGGAGACCAGCAATCCTTCGTGCCACACAGCTGAGTCGAGTTGTGTTCCATTTCAGTTCTTAAATGTTCTTGAGATTCTCGATACTCATGTACAGGAAAGTGATTTTGAATAggtttttaaatgaataataatgaacaCCTGTTGATCGTCGTAAAAAATAGCCtatctaaataattttaatgcTAATGTCTGAATGTTTACATTTGCTAGAACTGATGTTCATTTGAGATTTTTATATCTATTTGATGTACTGTAtggtaggtaccggtaccgtagtctaGTAGTAGTGTGAGACAGGTGTCATTTGCACAAAAATCTTCTACACGGCGATCTTTGCGAGTACAAACTTTTGTACAAATATAGTTTTGTTAGAATAGTTCTTATGGCGTTTCTGCTGAATGATTTAAGAAATATCCTGAATTTTATATGCTGTTGTGTACAACGCATTATCTATAATGATTTATGTAAGAGCTCATTTTATTCACAATATCCAAACAAGAATGCGTATTCACGTAACACAGTAACAACTTTGTCCTTATACTAAATTcctacagacagacagacatcgTTACAAGATTTTTTTTGCCGAAATGCTGTACATTTTACAAAACCCATACTTCAGTACTTGAGAGTAAAATTCTCGTATCTCCTCCCCACAAGATAATTGACTgctctattttatttttctttatacAAAGTCTAAATTACTCGTGTTTTTTGATATCTGTTTATACCAGTAGAAAGTGATGGGGCTGTTAACTATGGATCAATCATCAAACAGAACTTCCACACAATCTGCAGGCAGAATTGAGGTAGGATCTGGTGATGGAATTGATATTACAACAAAATCAATGCATGATATTGATGATGAGACCACTGGGAGTTTGATTACTGTTGAGGGACGTGATACTCCAATATCTGGGAGCTCAAACACAGGACTTGTAATTGGAATGCTCATAGGATCTGCAATAGTGATAGCAATAATCATTCTTGCATATCGACGAAATAAAGCTTTGAAAAAGAGGAGTAATGACCCATATCACGTTCCAATAATAGAATACAAAGAAAACAACGAAAGAGTTATTGTTGCACGTAGTCCATCTACAGCTGGTTATGGAACATACAAAGATCTTGAGGAATATCCAATCAACGAGTTTTCAACACGTATCGAAGGCAAACTGACTCTACAAGGTCTTCACAACAACATCTGAGCGACGTACTATGCCTCTTAGCAGCATTTGGTTGACTATCCTACATCATGTGCACAAACTTGCCATTGAAAGATTTTCTTATTGCTtgtatcacaaatacttgttacGGTTTCGtcattattttacatttttaaaattataaatgtatataggTAAATAAAACCGTTCATACTGTATTTGTATCCATTTGAAAATTAATCTGCAGATGCGCTACATATCATACTTCATGTtagtatgttttttttattatgttcaaTTTGC from the Styela clava chromosome 5, kaStyClav1.hap1.2, whole genome shotgun sequence genome contains:
- the LOC144422977 gene encoding uncharacterized protein LOC144422977; this translates as MGLLTMDQSSNRTSTQSAGRIEVGSGDGIDITTKSMHDIDDETTGSLITVEGRDTPISGSSNTGLVIGMLIGSAIVIAIIILAYRRNKALKKRSNDPYHVPIIEYKENNERVIVARSPSTAGYGTYKDLEEYPINEFSTRIEGKLTLQGLHNNI